In one window of Candidatus Hepatobacter penaei DNA:
- a CDS encoding acyl carrier protein, whose product MDMQDQIKSILANNLNCSEDDIKPDSRFVDDLNADSLALAEITLEMETMFGIRILDDEVENIKTLDDAVKIIEKKMSEKKLDRHKG is encoded by the coding sequence ATGGATATGCAAGATCAGATCAAAAGCATCTTAGCTAATAATTTAAACTGCAGTGAAGATGACATCAAGCCTGACTCAAGGTTTGTTGATGATCTTAACGCAGATAGCTTGGCTTTGGCTGAAATTACGCTGGAAATGGAAACGATGTTTGGCATCCGTATCCTTGATGATGAGGTTGAGAACATCAAAACCCTTGATGATGCCGTCAAAATTATCGAAAAAAAGATGAGCGAAAAAAAGCT
- a CDS encoding MFS transporter, producing the protein MRKKQLNYALIAGHVVECFDATIYGFYAVILAPYFFPPSFSQVTQSFLAFAAGFVVRPLGAIFFGFLGDRFGRKKPLLASMALVGVPTLVIGVLPTYSEIGMWATVTLIMCRLAQGFFYGAEFSGVTVYTYENNTKSNTLGKKMGILVASGSMGAVLATGMGAFLTMQGMPAQAWRIPFIFGGVAAFLIFLFRRYMQETEHFQEAKKKKQISSMPTLALWRYRGEMLTALLISSLNYVPLYLVTVFGNQMFKTFGYTSSESLLLNMSTLIFDSIMIVIYGRLADRTGFKRQIIWGCTWMSVIAIPSFYLVSHYQSIYAIYAFMLMISTGNTLVVACTMPYISTFFPTNCRYSAVAFSTTLGTAILGGTTPAIANQLTGLIGSPIAPAFYLIFLCLSALIGIYWISNRNNSSHENNKSLDFELVN; encoded by the coding sequence ATGAGGAAGAAGCAGCTTAATTATGCATTAATTGCCGGTCATGTGGTCGAATGTTTCGACGCCACCATCTATGGTTTTTATGCTGTTATTTTAGCTCCTTACTTTTTTCCTCCTTCCTTTTCTCAGGTAACTCAGTCGTTCTTAGCTTTTGCAGCTGGATTTGTTGTACGGCCTCTTGGGGCCATTTTTTTTGGCTTTCTCGGTGACCGTTTTGGTCGTAAAAAACCTCTGCTGGCCTCTATGGCCTTGGTGGGTGTGCCAACCCTTGTGATTGGTGTACTGCCAACTTATTCAGAAATTGGCATGTGGGCAACCGTCACGCTGATTATGTGCCGCCTGGCACAAGGCTTTTTCTATGGCGCTGAATTTTCAGGTGTAACGGTTTACACCTATGAGAACAACACCAAAAGCAACACGCTAGGCAAGAAAATGGGGATCTTGGTGGCCTCAGGCAGCATGGGCGCCGTTCTTGCCACCGGTATGGGCGCTTTTCTCACCATGCAAGGCATGCCCGCCCAGGCGTGGCGCATTCCCTTTATTTTTGGTGGCGTGGCGGCGTTTTTGATTTTTCTCTTCAGGCGCTATATGCAGGAAACAGAGCACTTCCAAGAAGCTAAGAAGAAGAAGCAAATTTCCAGCATGCCCACCTTGGCGTTGTGGCGCTATCGCGGGGAAATGCTCACGGCCCTTTTGATCAGCAGCCTTAACTATGTACCCCTTTATCTTGTCACCGTGTTTGGCAACCAAATGTTTAAAACCTTTGGCTACACCTCTTCAGAAAGTCTTTTACTGAATATGAGCACCTTGATTTTTGACAGTATAATGATTGTTATCTATGGGCGCTTGGCCGATCGTACGGGCTTTAAACGTCAGATTATCTGGGGTTGCACATGGATGTCGGTGATAGCCATTCCAAGTTTTTATCTGGTGTCTCATTATCAATCTATCTATGCCATCTATGCGTTTATGTTGATGATCTCCACAGGCAACACGCTTGTGGTGGCGTGTACGATGCCCTACATTTCTACGTTCTTCCCCACCAATTGCCGCTATTCGGCTGTGGCCTTCAGCACGACATTGGGTACCGCCATCTTAGGAGGTACAACGCCCGCCATCGCTAACCAGTTAACAGGGTTGATCGGTTCGCCTATTGCGCCAGCTTTTTATCTTATCTTTCTCTGCTTGAGTGCCTTGATTGGTATTTACTGGATCTCCAATCGGAACAACTCATCACACGAGAATAACAAATCTCTTGACTTTGAACTTGTAAACTAA
- a CDS encoding LysR family transcriptional regulator: protein MPNIRNLKAFVSLSENACDFGIHTQLGIPRSTLWSCINDLERETGLQLVLRKKQNNVLTEEGKNFAPYAQRLIKLFEEGVAQAQTSESDEPEGEIIIATTSSMANSWVMPSVKGFQAFYPKIKLRIIAGDMIDTATEMISDIIFRPIADKDFLLRHWHLSYCLGLFASPDYLENHGVPETPEDLVNHSMIGYGEHVFSYCPEIDWHLKGRWPGFPKLHPKVTINSTLSLYRAAIESIGICSSATEANIFYNGKLVRVLPQINGPEVKIHFSTKKGLSRKLERNVQVFNNFFVNHLRNIGIEVKNEEEAA from the coding sequence ATGCCCAATATTCGCAACCTCAAAGCTTTTGTCAGTCTTTCAGAAAATGCCTGTGATTTTGGCATTCACACCCAACTGGGTATCCCCAGATCCACCCTGTGGTCATGCATTAATGACTTGGAACGTGAAACGGGTCTTCAGCTGGTTTTGCGCAAAAAGCAAAATAATGTATTGACTGAGGAAGGGAAAAATTTTGCGCCCTATGCCCAGCGCCTCATCAAGCTTTTTGAAGAAGGCGTAGCGCAAGCACAAACGTCTGAGTCTGATGAGCCTGAAGGGGAAATCATCATTGCCACCACATCATCCATGGCCAATAGCTGGGTTATGCCCAGCGTCAAAGGGTTTCAAGCTTTTTATCCTAAAATCAAGCTGCGTATCATCGCAGGCGACATGATTGACACAGCCACAGAAATGATTTCTGACATCATTTTCAGGCCGATTGCCGACAAAGATTTTCTACTTCGCCATTGGCATCTCTCTTATTGTCTGGGGCTTTTTGCCAGCCCAGATTATCTTGAGAACCACGGGGTCCCAGAAACGCCCGAAGATTTGGTCAATCATTCCATGATTGGGTACGGGGAACATGTGTTCAGCTATTGCCCTGAAATTGACTGGCATCTTAAGGGTCGCTGGCCTGGGTTTCCCAAGCTACATCCTAAGGTTACCATTAACTCCACGCTCTCTCTTTACAGAGCCGCCATTGAAAGCATTGGTATTTGCTCAAGCGCCACGGAAGCCAACATTTTTTATAACGGAAAGTTGGTGCGCGTGTTGCCCCAAATTAATGGACCCGAAGTTAAAATACACTTTTCAACAAAAAAAGGTTTAAGTAGAAAACTCGAAAGAAATGTGCAAGTATTTAATAACTTTTTTGTGAATCATTTAAGAAATATAGGGATAGAGGTTAAAAATGAGGAAGAAGCAGCTTAA
- a CDS encoding phosphomannomutase/phosphoglucomutase: MSPSANPHAADKPLIPDHVFRTYDIRGPVKDTLTPALYHAIGRTFGHHLAPDSSVCVGWDTRESSFALAQALMKGLQEAGCTVHALGLATTPLVYWAEHHLSCHAGLMVTGSHTPPDCNGLKLSLHKKPFFGEDLQGLKTELQHSLAYPARPPGKRVSAPCIDAYVRAVLKDFVWEASAPLHVVWDFGSGPAALLAPLIQKHLPFTHTYVHDRPMPQPVRAFDPTAPGALDELIAMVTSTKAHAGIAFDGDGDRMVLVDGRGHVWEGDELLLFFATFQEDTRHPVVADIKSSPLLMEPLQKKRELCIAKTGHVHVKSMMAEKDASLGGEMSGHFFFRDRFLGFDDGFYAAVRFLENVAHKHIDPAAWHQTLPQRFSSPEYRIPMSACAQKNIMKALDNHIIHEKDIDRRDGLKVCTPDYWWIVRPSQTEPVLVLRWEGRTREDYTKHLVFFKDLIQKECKDHFFL; the protein is encoded by the coding sequence ATGTCCCCATCGGCCAACCCGCACGCAGCTGACAAACCTCTTATCCCCGATCACGTCTTTCGGACCTATGATATCCGAGGCCCCGTCAAAGACACACTGACCCCCGCCCTTTATCACGCTATCGGCCGCACGTTTGGGCATCACCTTGCCCCGGACTCTTCTGTGTGTGTGGGGTGGGACACACGGGAAAGCTCTTTCGCCCTGGCACAGGCCCTGATGAAGGGATTGCAAGAGGCAGGATGCACAGTGCATGCGCTGGGCCTGGCGACAACGCCCCTTGTGTATTGGGCCGAACATCACCTGTCGTGCCACGCCGGCCTGATGGTCACAGGATCCCACACACCCCCTGATTGCAATGGCCTCAAGCTTTCCTTACACAAGAAACCCTTCTTTGGTGAAGACCTCCAAGGCCTGAAAACAGAGCTTCAGCACTCTTTAGCCTACCCCGCAAGACCCCCAGGGAAGAGGGTAAGCGCCCCCTGCATCGATGCCTATGTCCGCGCTGTGTTGAAAGACTTTGTGTGGGAGGCTTCTGCGCCTCTTCACGTTGTGTGGGATTTTGGCTCTGGCCCCGCGGCGTTGCTGGCCCCGCTGATTCAAAAACACCTGCCCTTTACCCACACTTATGTGCATGATCGCCCCATGCCCCAGCCTGTGCGCGCTTTTGATCCCACGGCGCCCGGAGCCCTTGATGAACTGATTGCTATGGTTACATCCACGAAAGCACACGCTGGCATTGCCTTTGATGGGGATGGAGACCGCATGGTGCTGGTAGACGGACGTGGTCATGTGTGGGAAGGTGATGAGCTGTTGCTGTTTTTTGCCACCTTTCAAGAAGACACGCGCCACCCTGTGGTGGCTGACATCAAATCAAGCCCCCTTCTGATGGAACCTCTTCAAAAGAAACGTGAATTATGCATCGCCAAAACAGGGCATGTGCATGTCAAATCGATGATGGCTGAGAAAGATGCCTCCCTAGGCGGGGAAATGAGCGGCCATTTCTTTTTCCGTGATCGCTTTTTGGGATTTGATGACGGGTTTTATGCCGCCGTACGCTTTCTGGAAAACGTGGCGCACAAGCACATCGATCCTGCTGCGTGGCATCAAACCCTCCCCCAACGCTTTTCAAGCCCAGAATATCGGATCCCCATGTCGGCTTGTGCCCAAAAAAACATTATGAAGGCTTTAGACAACCATATTATCCACGAAAAAGATATCGATCGCCGTGATGGATTGAAGGTGTGCACGCCAGATTATTGGTGGATTGTCAGACCCTCGCAAACAGAGCCCGTCCTTGTGCTGAGGTGGGAAGGACGCACACGCGAAGACTATACAAAGCATCTGGTTTTTTTTAAAGACCTTATCCAAAAAGAATGTAAAGACCATTTTTTCCTTTAA
- a CDS encoding UDP-glucose dehydrogenase family protein, whose translation MHIAVVGTGYVGLISGACFASFGHHVTCIDKNVDVIQRLNRGVLPFFEPDLKKLLHTDIVKTHLSFSHETTCVAHADAVFLAVGTPETPTGDADVSAVFLVVEDLAAQLKKGARIVLKSTVPIGTNKRVHNALARLGRPDVGVISNPEFLREGSAIPDFMKPDRLVVGVRVSEDETLMRQLYQPLLDQNVPFLATEPETAETIKYAANSFLAMKITFINQVADLCEQTGGNVEDVAQGIGLDHRINPYFLKPGPGFGGSCFPKDTRALEATAQKCGVDLSLVRTAIEANTRRKEAMGKRIVSYMNHNVRGKTIAAWGITFKANTDDLRESPAMTILSYLEKQGARLALFDPQAKKNIENQFDALTVCADPYEAAHGADALVILTEWPLFQNADLDRLKHTLAHPRIIDLRNLYQAPLMKEKGFFYVPIGQPARS comes from the coding sequence ATGCATATTGCGGTGGTGGGCACAGGGTATGTGGGGCTGATTTCAGGCGCTTGCTTTGCAAGTTTTGGCCACCATGTCACATGCATCGATAAAAACGTGGACGTCATTCAACGCCTTAACAGGGGCGTCCTGCCGTTTTTTGAACCTGATCTTAAAAAACTGCTTCACACAGACATCGTGAAAACTCACCTTTCTTTTAGCCATGAAACCACCTGTGTCGCCCATGCTGATGCCGTTTTTCTGGCGGTGGGCACACCCGAGACACCTACCGGAGATGCCGACGTGAGTGCTGTATTTTTGGTGGTGGAAGATCTTGCCGCGCAGCTCAAAAAAGGCGCCCGGATTGTATTGAAATCCACTGTCCCCATCGGCACCAACAAGCGCGTACATAATGCCTTGGCGCGCCTGGGGCGGCCCGATGTGGGCGTAATCTCTAACCCTGAGTTTTTGCGCGAAGGCTCAGCCATCCCCGATTTTATGAAACCGGATCGTTTGGTGGTGGGGGTGCGTGTGTCAGAGGATGAAACACTGATGCGCCAACTGTACCAACCTCTGCTTGACCAAAACGTTCCCTTTCTGGCCACAGAGCCTGAAACGGCGGAAACCATCAAATATGCCGCCAACAGTTTTCTGGCCATGAAAATCACATTTATCAATCAGGTGGCCGACCTTTGCGAACAAACAGGGGGCAATGTGGAAGATGTGGCCCAAGGCATTGGCCTTGATCATCGTATTAATCCTTATTTTTTGAAACCGGGGCCCGGTTTTGGCGGCTCTTGCTTTCCCAAAGACACCCGCGCGCTTGAGGCCACTGCACAAAAATGTGGCGTTGATTTATCCCTTGTACGCACCGCCATTGAGGCCAACACCCGCAGAAAAGAGGCCATGGGCAAACGCATTGTCTCGTATATGAATCATAACGTACGGGGCAAAACAATAGCCGCCTGGGGCATCACCTTTAAGGCTAATACAGACGATCTGCGCGAGAGTCCAGCCATGACCATTCTTTCCTACCTTGAAAAACAAGGTGCGCGCTTAGCTCTTTTTGACCCACAGGCCAAGAAAAATATTGAAAACCAATTTGATGCCTTGACGGTCTGTGCAGATCCTTATGAAGCTGCCCACGGGGCAGATGCCCTGGTGATTCTGACCGAATGGCCGCTCTTTCAAAACGCAGATCTTGACCGGCTTAAGCACACCCTCGCCCACCCACGCATCATTGATCTGCGTAATCTTTATCAAGCGCCCCTCATGAAAGAAAAAGGGTTTTTCTATGTCCCCATCGGCCAACCCGCACGCAGCTGA
- a CDS encoding UTP--glucose-1-phosphate uridylyltransferase, with protein METSFPISVKTALFPVGGLGTRFLPATKAIPKEMLPVLDKPLIQYAVEEARDAGIERFIFVTGKGKTAIENHFDRAFECEHTLKQRGNQEALAKLSIEGIAPGAFVFIRQPVPLGLGHAIWCARHVLDEPFAVILADDLIVSKTPEIGRLMAKHREKGGQWISVQSVPQEDVEKYGIIQGTQDPEHDWHIRHLVEKPSPEHAPSQTAILGRYILDPGCLKRLDDLIKRHTTDQEVQITETLSHMIPEVPLLGLPLAGRRFDCGHLKGMLRATLALARERPDMLSLLNNKEA; from the coding sequence ATTGAGACGAGTTTTCCTATTTCTGTCAAAACAGCGCTTTTTCCTGTTGGCGGCCTTGGAACACGCTTTTTACCTGCCACAAAAGCCATTCCCAAGGAGATGCTTCCTGTCTTGGATAAACCTCTCATTCAATATGCCGTAGAAGAGGCACGCGATGCGGGGATTGAGCGCTTTATCTTTGTTACCGGTAAGGGCAAAACCGCCATTGAAAATCATTTTGATCGGGCCTTTGAATGCGAACACACCCTCAAACAGCGGGGCAACCAAGAGGCATTGGCCAAACTTTCTATTGAAGGCATCGCACCCGGGGCTTTTGTGTTTATTCGTCAACCCGTGCCTCTGGGCTTGGGGCATGCGATTTGGTGTGCCCGGCATGTGCTGGATGAACCTTTTGCCGTGATCTTAGCCGATGATTTGATTGTGTCAAAAACCCCAGAAATAGGGCGCTTGATGGCGAAGCACAGGGAAAAAGGTGGCCAATGGATCAGCGTTCAATCTGTGCCGCAGGAAGATGTGGAAAAATATGGCATCATCCAAGGCACCCAAGACCCTGAGCATGATTGGCACATCCGCCATCTTGTGGAAAAACCCTCCCCTGAGCATGCGCCCTCGCAAACCGCGATTTTAGGGCGTTATATCTTGGATCCGGGGTGTCTAAAGCGCCTGGATGACCTCATCAAACGCCACACCACAGACCAAGAAGTTCAGATCACCGAAACGCTGAGCCACATGATCCCTGAGGTCCCTTTGTTGGGTCTGCCGTTGGCAGGCCGTCGCTTTGATTGCGGCCACTTAAAGGGCATGCTGAGAGCCACCCTGGCCCTGGCACGCGAGCGGCCTGATATGTTATCTTTGCTTAACAATAAGGAGGCCTAA
- the serS gene encoding serine--tRNA ligase, whose translation MKWVREHPDLFDHSMKVRGVSARAQTFIEADKELRALQAEVDEGRAQSNLVARKMGQAKAQGQEAKVIHSLMEEGTRLRGYVEAQERIFHEKKEALHAQLSQLPNILAEDVPQGKSEAENICIRTEGTLPIFDFDPRPHEEVGASLGLSLEEGARLAGSRFVVLKGGMAHLERALANFMLDMHTQHFGYEEISVPYLVTEEALYGTGQLPKFAADSFQTTDGRWLIPTSEVSLANLVRGMTLEATQLPLRYTAYTPCFRSEAGAAGRDTRGIIRLHQFAKVELVSVVRPEEGVQEHERMLSHAEAILTKLGLPYRVMLLCAGDTGFSAQKTYDLEVWFPSQQKYREISSCSLCGDFQARRMGAKWKDGKNKGFVHTLNGSGLAVGRTLAAMLEHYQKKDGFVHLPSVLEPYINTKVLRG comes from the coding sequence ATGAAGTGGGTGCGCGAACACCCTGATCTTTTTGACCACAGCATGAAGGTGCGGGGGGTGTCGGCAAGGGCGCAAACCTTCATTGAGGCGGATAAAGAGCTGCGGGCGCTTCAGGCAGAGGTAGATGAGGGTCGGGCGCAAAGCAACCTTGTGGCCCGAAAAATGGGTCAGGCCAAGGCGCAGGGGCAAGAGGCGAAGGTGATTCACTCTCTTATGGAAGAAGGCACACGTCTGCGGGGGTATGTAGAGGCTCAAGAACGCATTTTTCATGAAAAAAAAGAGGCCCTGCATGCACAGCTGTCGCAGCTGCCCAATATCTTGGCAGAGGATGTGCCCCAAGGGAAGAGCGAGGCAGAAAACATATGCATTCGTACCGAAGGCACCTTGCCCATTTTTGATTTTGACCCCCGTCCCCATGAAGAGGTGGGGGCTTCTTTAGGGTTATCTCTGGAAGAGGGGGCCCGCCTTGCGGGGTCACGTTTTGTGGTGCTGAAGGGGGGGATGGCTCACCTTGAAAGGGCCTTGGCCAATTTTATGCTGGATATGCACACACAGCATTTTGGATATGAAGAAATTTCAGTGCCTTATTTGGTGACCGAAGAGGCGCTTTATGGGACAGGCCAGCTGCCTAAATTTGCGGCCGATAGCTTTCAAACCACCGATGGCCGGTGGTTAATCCCCACGTCAGAGGTGTCGCTGGCGAATCTGGTGCGCGGCATGACCCTTGAGGCGACGCAGCTCCCGCTCCGCTATACAGCCTATACGCCGTGTTTTCGCTCTGAAGCAGGGGCGGCGGGGAGAGACACCCGGGGCATCATTCGCCTGCACCAGTTTGCTAAGGTCGAGCTTGTCTCGGTAGTGAGGCCAGAAGAGGGCGTGCAAGAGCATGAACGGATGTTGTCCCATGCAGAGGCCATACTCACAAAACTGGGTTTGCCTTACCGTGTGATGCTTTTGTGTGCGGGGGACACGGGGTTTTCCGCCCAAAAAACCTATGACCTTGAGGTGTGGTTTCCTTCCCAACAAAAATATCGAGAAATTTCAAGCTGTTCTTTGTGTGGTGATTTTCAAGCGCGTCGCATGGGAGCAAAATGGAAGGACGGAAAGAACAAGGGGTTTGTCCACACGCTCAACGGGTCGGGATTGGCCGTGGGCAGAACATTAGCCGCCATGCTCGAGCATTACCAAAAAAAAGACGGTTTTGTACATCTTCCTTCTGTGCTAGAACCCTATATAAACACAAAAGTGTTGAGAGGGTAG
- a CDS encoding M23 family metallopeptidase → MLLVVCGCQMSPDKAPLKLREGQVQVQEGDTIYTLSRQYNISPRQLMEINNLPSAVVTPGEVLLVSLPKTARSDRYAPLSEGESAVVKSEIDAAPAVEVVTAEAAVLPEIAEIEKRPVDYLWPLRGSVVVPFGKAKGAQALGILVEASSGTAVKAAKSGEVIYAGGDLKEYGQMVLMRHEDGSVTAYGHLEDVDVKQGDTLNQGQPMGTLSEVKPGSHKGRLYFELRKSKEGSTQKPKAVNPLPHLSS, encoded by the coding sequence ATGTTGTTGGTTGTGTGTGGGTGTCAGATGTCACCCGACAAGGCGCCGCTTAAACTAAGAGAGGGCCAGGTTCAGGTTCAAGAGGGCGACACCATTTATACCCTCTCCCGTCAATATAACATTTCTCCGCGTCAATTGATGGAGATCAACAATCTGCCTTCTGCTGTGGTCACGCCGGGAGAGGTGTTGCTTGTTTCTTTGCCCAAGACGGCGCGCAGCGACCGCTATGCCCCACTTTCTGAGGGTGAGTCAGCGGTGGTCAAATCAGAAATTGACGCTGCGCCTGCCGTTGAGGTGGTGACGGCTGAAGCCGCTGTGTTGCCCGAGATTGCTGAAATTGAGAAGCGTCCTGTGGACTATTTATGGCCTTTGCGTGGAAGCGTGGTGGTGCCTTTTGGCAAGGCAAAAGGGGCGCAAGCGCTGGGGATTTTGGTGGAAGCCTCGTCGGGCACCGCTGTCAAGGCGGCTAAATCGGGGGAAGTGATTTATGCCGGTGGCGATTTGAAAGAATATGGTCAGATGGTTTTGATGCGTCATGAGGACGGTTCGGTGACAGCCTATGGACACCTTGAAGATGTGGATGTGAAGCAGGGCGACACCCTCAACCAAGGTCAACCCATGGGCACGCTGTCAGAGGTGAAACCTGGAAGTCATAAGGGGCGGCTCTATTTTGAGCTGCGTAAATCAAAGGAAGGAAGCACCCAAAAACCCAAGGCGGTGAATCCTTTGCCCCATCTTTCCAGCTGA
- the yajC gene encoding preprotein translocase subunit YajC, whose protein sequence is MSNLFPSLWAASGSAGGADLLQFLPLVLVFVLMYFFFIRPQQKKEAQQKELLASLKVGDMVLMQAGLIGKVLRLTSEHEILLTVAPDVDVRVLKSSVVKVLDEKEPRQVRVAQKEKAIEKKSRPVKKKSS, encoded by the coding sequence ATGTCTAACCTTTTTCCTTCTCTTTGGGCAGCATCTGGCTCAGCGGGTGGTGCGGATTTGCTCCAGTTCCTGCCTTTGGTGCTGGTGTTTGTGTTGATGTATTTCTTCTTTATTCGTCCTCAGCAAAAAAAAGAGGCCCAGCAAAAAGAGTTGCTCGCATCGCTCAAGGTGGGGGATATGGTGCTGATGCAGGCGGGGTTGATCGGCAAAGTGCTGCGTCTTACAAGCGAGCATGAGATTTTGTTAACAGTGGCGCCTGATGTGGATGTGCGCGTGCTCAAGTCTTCTGTTGTCAAAGTGTTGGATGAGAAAGAGCCGCGACAGGTTCGTGTGGCCCAAAAAGAAAAAGCTATTGAGAAAAAGTCACGTCCTGTCAAGAAGAAGAGTTCTTAA
- the secD gene encoding protein translocase subunit SecD — protein sequence MWSWRRLSLLVVTSVCLVLSLPALMGPHVAARVLPSFLRGPFLTLGLDLQGGAHLLLEIDQKKMVSDHYSLLMGSLRRKLRDKECRYAAFRASPTGISFELLDDKPDAFLLELLHSVDGALRMQRTGETVHVTLSEESLAALFKRAQEKSIETIRRRVDETGTKEPVIQAQGDRILLQVPGADDPERVKALVGKTARLTFQLVQNVLSLDEMQSFVPSPGDEILFSFESEEGAQERRGPNVAYVVQKEVLLSGDMLVDAQPSFDEYERPQVSFRLNGLGAELFAAVTQKNVGRLFAIVLDGSVVSAPQIRGPIPGGQGVIQGNFSLKEAQDLSLLMRAGALPAPLKVLEERLIGPGLGADSIQKGTLSTVLAIVLVVMIMFAAYSVFAGFANVALLVNLVLLMGGMAYFGATLTLPGIAGIALTLGMAVDANVLINERIKEELRLGRSVRGAIDMGYQRAMTTIIDSNLTTLIGAFILYSFGTGPVRGFAVTLSMGILISMFTAVLLSRALVFLWFAYKRPQTLWL from the coding sequence ATGTGGTCTTGGCGTCGCCTTTCGTTGTTGGTTGTGACCAGTGTGTGCTTGGTGTTATCTTTACCGGCATTGATGGGGCCGCATGTGGCGGCGCGCGTGTTACCGTCCTTCTTAAGGGGGCCTTTTTTGACGCTTGGCCTGGATTTGCAAGGGGGGGCGCACCTGCTGCTTGAGATTGATCAAAAGAAGATGGTGTCAGATCATTATTCTCTTTTGATGGGCAGTCTGCGTCGCAAGCTGCGCGATAAAGAATGTCGCTATGCAGCGTTTCGTGCCTCGCCTACGGGCATTTCCTTTGAGCTGCTTGATGACAAGCCGGATGCTTTTTTGTTAGAGCTTCTTCACAGTGTAGATGGTGCCTTGCGTATGCAGCGCACGGGTGAAACGGTGCACGTGACGCTCAGTGAAGAAAGTTTGGCCGCACTTTTTAAGCGGGCCCAAGAAAAATCCATCGAAACCATCCGTCGACGTGTGGATGAGACAGGCACAAAAGAGCCGGTGATTCAGGCGCAGGGTGATCGTATTTTATTGCAAGTGCCAGGGGCGGATGACCCTGAACGTGTGAAGGCGTTGGTGGGCAAGACGGCGCGCCTGACATTTCAATTGGTGCAAAATGTGCTGTCTTTGGATGAGATGCAGTCTTTTGTGCCCTCACCGGGTGATGAAATTTTGTTTTCCTTTGAATCAGAAGAGGGTGCTCAAGAGCGGCGAGGCCCCAATGTGGCCTATGTGGTGCAGAAAGAGGTGTTGTTAAGCGGCGATATGTTGGTGGACGCGCAGCCCTCTTTTGATGAATATGAACGGCCGCAAGTTTCCTTTCGCCTGAACGGGTTAGGGGCTGAGCTTTTTGCGGCAGTGACACAAAAAAATGTGGGGCGTCTTTTTGCCATTGTGCTTGATGGCAGTGTGGTCAGTGCGCCACAGATTCGTGGCCCCATTCCTGGCGGTCAAGGCGTGATTCAGGGGAATTTCTCGCTCAAAGAGGCCCAGGATCTTTCTTTGTTGATGCGCGCCGGGGCACTGCCAGCGCCGCTTAAGGTGTTGGAAGAGCGGCTCATTGGGCCGGGGTTGGGGGCGGATTCCATCCAAAAAGGCACGTTGTCTACGGTGTTGGCCATTGTGCTGGTGGTGATGATTATGTTTGCAGCCTATTCTGTGTTTGCGGGCTTTGCGAACGTGGCGCTCTTGGTGAACCTTGTATTGCTGATGGGCGGTATGGCGTACTTTGGGGCCACCCTTACGCTGCCGGGCATTGCTGGCATTGCGCTGACGCTGGGTATGGCCGTGGATGCCAATGTGTTGATTAATGAGCGTATTAAGGAAGAATTGCGTTTGGGGCGCAGTGTGCGTGGGGCCATTGATATGGGGTATCAGAGGGCCATGACCACCATTATTGATTCTAATCTGACAACGTTGATTGGGGCATTTATTCTCTACAGCTTTGGCACAGGACCTGTGCGCGGGTTTGCGGTAACCTTGTCCATGGGGATTTTGATTTCCATGTTTACGGCGGTGCTGTTGTCACGTGCGCTTGTTTTTCTGTGGTTTGCATACAAGCGTCCACAAACGCTTTGGTTATAG